The Stieleria maiorica genome includes the window CCGAGATCGGTGCCGGCCAGGAAGTCGTCCGTTGGTTCTTTCGCGTCGGGGCGGCCGCGGGGACGATCGCCAAGAGCATGTCGGCCTATGACATGAAGGTCAGCGATGCGATCTACGGCCGGGCGTCACGCTACGTTTGCCGCGAGCGGTTGCAAGCGATGTTGGACTATGAACACGCGCTCAACTTGGATCGACTGCGCGAGACCCGAGGCGACACGACGGCCTTTTTTGCATTCGCCGACACGGTTTCGGCCCGCAATTTCCACGGCACCAATCAATGCCACGGCTGGATGGGGATCAAGTTCCAGGCGCATCCGCGTGACGAAGACAGCCAGATCATCATCCACGTTCGAATGTTGGACAACGAAGCCGCGTTGCAGCAGGAGGCACTCGGGATCGTCGGCGTCAATCTGGTCTATGGTGCCGCCGCGCTCAACCACGAACCGGAGCTGTTGGTCGATTCCTTGCTGGACGGATTGTCGACGTCGCGGATCGAGATCGACATGATCGAGTTTTCCGGGATCGCCTTTCGACACGTCGACAATCGCTTGATGAGTCTGAAGCTGGTCGAATTGGGGCTCAGCGGCGCCGCGATGTTTGCCGCCGACGGCGACGTGCTGCAGCCGTCCGAATTCTTCTATCGCAAGTCGATCCTGGTCGAACGGGGCAGTTTTCGACCGGTGTGCAACGTCAACCTGGACATGTTGCGTTGTGCCCACGAAAAATTCTCGGCACTGCCGAGTGTGGAGGGCAAGGAAATTGCCCAGGTGATGGAAATCACGATGAATAACTTGAAGTCCTCCGGCGAAATCGACCTCCGCGATTTCCTGGCCCGGGCCGATGTCATCGCCGCCTGCGGCATGCCCGTGCTGATCTCTGATTACTTCCAGTACTACCGCCTGGCGGCCTACTTGTGCGGTTTCACCAAAGAGCCGGTCGCGATCACGATGGGCGCGTCCAGCATGAAGGATCTGTTCGATGACCAGTACTACACCAAACTGCAAGGCGGGGTGCTCGAATCGTTCGGCAGACTGTTCAAGAACGACTTGAAGATCTTTTGTTACCCGATGGAAGATCGCGAGACCGGCGAACTGGAGACGTCGGAGAACTTTAAAACCAAACCCGAACTGCAGCAGTTGTACGAGTACATTCGCAATCGGGGCGACATCATCAATCTGGACAACTTCGATCCCGCGTGCCTGAAGATTTTCTCACGCGACGTGTTGGCACAGATCAAAAAAGGCGACCCGTCCTGGGAAGACAAGGTGCCGACATCGGTCGCCGCAGTGATCAAGGCCAAGGCCTACTTCGGGCTGCCGACGTAGTGAGTCCGAGCTACCGTTGGTGCTAGGCTTTGTCGCTAAACCCGGCAAGGGTCGTATGTGGTAGCGGAATTCGCCAAGAATTTCGGCTTTTCCCGTGTGAACCGCTGCGAGACGAAAGCCTTGGCGGCTTCCGCTACGGGGTGAGGGACAAAGCCTAGCGGCGACGGCCCGGAAGGGCCGTCGTACTTGAAGAGCACTGTAAGCATCGCCTCACCGGCCGAGTCACTCCTCGGTCGCTTCGCCACCCTCTGGGGTTGCGTCGGCGGCGGTATCATCGGCGGCGTTTTCCTCTTTGACCGCTGCCGGTTGCGGCTCCGGCGCGGCGCCCTGATTCTGACGTCGCTCCTCTTCACGCTCCTGTTTCTCTTTCGCCAGCGCCTCTTGGGCGGCCTTCAGCTCGCCGTTGGCCGTTTGCACGCGTTTTTTCAGATTCGCATTTTCTTTTTGGGCCTGTGCGATCTGCTGCTGCGATTCTGCGGCGTTCTGCTCGGCGACTTTCTTGGCTTTCGCCGCCTCCTCGCGGACCTTGGCCAGTTCCTTGGTGAGCTCGTCGGCACGTTTGGTTTGCTCGGCCAGCTGTTCCGCTTGCTCGGCCAGCTTTGTCTCTTGCTCGGACAGCGTGCCCTGCAACTCCGTGACCAATGCCTCAGACGCCTCCAGTGCCTGGTCTTTTTCAGCCGCTGCCGCTTTCATCTCTTCCAGCTGCTCCCGCAATGCGACCAGCTCGGTCGTCAGCATGATGTTCAATTGGCTGGGCTGATCCATCGACGTGCCGCATCGCGAGACGGGCGCACATGCGGATTTGGACGGGCGGTGCAAGAGGCGGGCGAGCGGACCACCGCAGTTGCCCGCGGCACAATGGGTCGACGCATCGGGGATCAGCAGCAGTGTGGCCAGTGCAAGGGTTGCGGTTACGGTAATTCTCATCGGTCTTAACTTCATCGGGGGGGGCGTGGGTGGGACTCAGGGACGTCCGGTCAATGCCACCTACTTTCGATCACAAACTGAGCCGTAGGCGCTAGCCTCGGGCCTTACAAGCCGCAGACGCTAGCCTCGGGCCTTACAACCCGTAGGGCAATCCAAGGCCCGCGGCTAGCGCCGTCGGCTCATAACGTAGGTGCCATTGGGCGTCCGGTCCCGAGCAACCTCCTATCCTAGTCACGATTCCCAGAAGTAAAGCCGGTGCGCAAAAGAAGCGCCGAGAGAATAAAAATGGGATAGGCTCCCGACCCTGTCGTTCCCGAATCCGACAGGGTGGAAACCTATCCCCGAATGTCGCGGCTGGCGGGCCCGATCAAGACGGACCCGATCAAGACAGGCCGACCGGATAGCGAATGCCCCCGTACCACACTACGGATGATCCGCTATCCGGCGACCTTGCCAAGTGCCTCACTTAATGAACAGCATTTCCTGGTACGTCGGCAGCGGCCAGATATCATCGGCGACCACCTCCTCCAGCTTGTCGACGGTTTCGCGAAGGGCCAACATCGACGGCAGAATCGCGTCGCAGCAGTGACGGCACTCTTCGTCCGGCGTGGTCGCCGACACATCGTTGATCGCATGCTCCAGCGTTGCGATTCCGTCTTGCAGCGATTTGACCAGGGCGGTCATCGAATCCAGCGTGTCGGTGTCGAATTCATAGCCGACGGCCTTCAGGTTGGCACAGGTCGATGCCAGTTCGTTCTGGTACCGGATCGCTGCGGGGAAGATCATGGTCCGGGCAAGCGAGAGGGCCACACTGGCTTCGACGCTGACCGTCATGCAGTACTGTTCTTGATACGTTTCCAATCGGCTTTCGAGCTCGCGTTCGGACAGCACGCCGTAATTGGCAAACATCTCGATGGTTTCCGGCGTCGCCAGTTGCGGCAGCGCGTCGGCGGTCGTTTTCAAATTCAACAGTCCGCGTTTTTCGGCTTCCTTATGCCATTCCTCGGAGTATCCATCGCCGTTGAAGATGACCGGAGAACACTCGGTGATGACTTCCGAGAGCAACGACTGGATGGCGGCGTTCAGCCCATCGGGATCGGACGCGATCGATTCTTCAATCTTCGTCGCACAGTAGTCGATCGATTCCGCGATGATCGTGTTCATCGCGACCAGCGGACCGGAAATCGATTGATTCGATCCGACCGCACGGAACTCGAATCGGTTTCCGGTAAAGGCAAACGGACTGGTGCGGTTGCGGTCCCCGGCGTCCTTGGGTAGCGGCGGCAACACATCCACGCCTACCTCCAACGTCCCCGACGGCAGCGAACTGCTGGCACCACCGGCTTTGATCTGTTCAAACACGTCGGCCAACTGATCGCCCAGGAAGATCGAGATGATCGCCGGCGGGGCTTCATTGGCACCGAGACGATGGTCGTTCCCCGCGCTGGCGACAACGGCACGCAGCAATCCCTGGTGCTTGTAGACGGCGCGGATGACGGCGGCGCAGAACACCAGGAACTGGGCGTTTTCATGAGGCGTGTCGCCCGGGTCCAGCAGGTTTCCCTGCGAAGAACTGCCCAGCGACCAATTGACGTGCTTTCCCGAACCGTTCACTCCGGCAAACGGTTTTTCATGCAGCAAGCACGCCATGCCATATTTCTCGGCCGTCTTGCGCAACGTCAACATCATCAACTGTTGGTGGTCGGCCGCGACATTGGCCGATTCAAACACCGGTGCAACCTCAAACTGCCCCGGCGCGACCTCGTTGTGACGTGTCTTGACGGGAATCCCCAGTTTGAACAGTTCACGCTCGGCCTCGCACATGAACGCCAACACGCGTTCGGGAATCGCACCGAAATAGTGATCGTCAAACTCCTGCCCCTTGGGCGGCTTGGCACCGAACAGCGTCCGCCCGGCGGTCAGCAAATCGGGACGGGCATAGTAGAAATTTCGGTCGACCAGGAAGTACTCTTGTTCCGGTCCCGCGGTCGACGCCACAAACGCGCCGTCTTCATGACCAAAGATGTTCAGGATTCGCTGTGCCTGTTTATTGAGCGCTTGCATGGAACGCAACACGGGCGTCTTTTTGTCGAGCGCTTCGCCGGTCCACGAAACGAACGCCGTCGGAATGCACAACGTCGTCCCGTTGGGGTTCTCCAAAATGTAGGCCGGGCTGGTGACATCCCAAATCGTGTACCCGCGGGCCTGAGACGTGACGCGAATCCCGCCGCTGGGAAAACTCGATCCGTCGGGTTCGCCCTGACAAAGTTGCTTGCCGCTGAATTCCGAAAGCGTGCCGCCGTCGGAGGTCGGCGATAGAAAGCTGTCGTGCTTCTCTGCCGTCGCGCCGGTCAGCGGATAAAAGACGTGGGCATAGTGTGTCGCACCTTTTTCCATCGCCCAATCCTTGATCGCCGAGGCCACGATGTCGGCGATCTCCGGATCCAGTTTCTCGCCCGCGTCGATCGTTCGGACCAGTGACTTGAACACCGTTTTCGGCAAACGATCCTTCATCACCGACTTGGTGAACACGTTCGTGCTGTAGTAGTCCTGGGCCGGAACGTCAACGAACTCGATCGTTTGCTGGCTCGAAATCCGATTGATGACCGATGCCACGGCGGTCCGCCGCGGCGTCGAGCTGCCGCCGCCGCTCGGACTGCCCGCTGCTGCGCCTTTGGAAGATGTGGTGTCGGTGGGAGTTGCGAATGCGGTGCTCATGAAAAACCTTGATCGTCAGGCGCTGCGAGAATGGGGGAAATCAACCAACAGCCATCCATGAGATTCGAACAACGCACGCTGCACAGACGGTTCGCCTGGGTGGCCGAGGAGCGATTCGACGCGATTCGATTGATACAGGGACACGACTCTTTTCGTGTCGCCAAAGCACCAACGCACGTCGCGTACCGGGGCCCAACCCCATTTCGACGGCCGCCAAGCTGTGGATGCCTGTGCTACCGGGCGAGGCGGTTAGCGGTGCCGAACGCTCCGTTAAGACGGCCGTTGGCGTAGGGTGCTCCGACCCGTTCACGCAGGTTGCGGAGAGAATAGGCGGTCGGTGCCCGATTTCCGCGCCATCCCAATCGCCCCATCAGAGTCGGCCGCATCCGGCCTCGCGGCGGAACAGCGCCGTCGCCTCAGGGGACCCATAGGAACATTAGGGCAGATAGGTCCTAATGTCCGATTCGTCCTATTGGTCGCAGCGCTTCCACCGAGCGCCACGCCGGCGACCGCGCGATTATCCCAACCCGACAATCTCCAACAGCCGCAGTGCATTGGTGGTCGGGCTGACGCCGGAATGCATCTGATAGTCGAACGTCATTTGCTCGTTGCCCGAGGCGTCGGGAGTGATCGTCTCGCGGAAGTGCACGATCTGTGATACCGCCTGCAATTCCGGTTCATCGGCCAGTTCCAGGTCGTGCGTGCTGATCGCCCCGATCGCACCGCACTCGATCAAATGCCGCAAGACCTGGGTGACCGCGATCAAGCGTTCACGAGAATTGGTGCCCTGTAAGATCTCATCGAGCAGGAACAACGAAATGCAACGCGGATTGGACGCCAGCGCACGAGCGCGATCGACCACCCCTTTCAACCGATGCAATTCGGCCATGTAGAACGAGACGCCTTCGGCAAGGTTGTCACGGACACGAATGCTGGTGGCCAATTCCGTCGACGGCAAGCTCAGACGGGTCGCGCAGACCGGCGCCCCCGCCCCGGCCAACGCCACGTTCAACCCGACGCTCCGCAACATCGTGCTCTTGCCCGACATATTGCTGCCGGTGACCAATAACACTGTTCCGGCCGGTCCGATCGTCACGTCGTTGCAGACGCGATCACGGTCGCTGAGCAGCGGATGCCCCAACGCGACCGACGTCAACTTCGCCGTTTGAATCCGATCGGCATCGGTGTCGATCCAGTCCGGAAAGACCCAGGACGGGTTCTCGTCGCAAACCGCAGCCAACGACATCAACGCTTCCAGTTCACCAAATGCATCGAACCAGCCCGGCACGGATGCGGAGAACGTGTTCTGCCAGGCCTCCAGCTTTTTCAGGACACGAATATCCCACAACGCAAACGCTTGTAGCGGCAGGTACAACAAAAAAGTCGCTGCCGAAGTCCGCAGGGACCCCTGTGATGCGACCCGCGCCAGAGCGTTCATGCCGATCTGTGCCGAATGCCGCGGGTCATCCAGCAGCACGCGATGAAGATGATCCA containing:
- a CDS encoding TonB-dependent receptor, with the translated sequence MPRSYPVRTSVETLSTRQKALDVNLDSRRYGTFAEIGAGQEVVRWFFRVGAAAGTIAKSMSAYDMKVSDAIYGRASRYVCRERLQAMLDYEHALNLDRLRETRGDTTAFFAFADTVSARNFHGTNQCHGWMGIKFQAHPRDEDSQIIIHVRMLDNEAALQQEALGIVGVNLVYGAAALNHEPELLVDSLLDGLSTSRIEIDMIEFSGIAFRHVDNRLMSLKLVELGLSGAAMFAADGDVLQPSEFFYRKSILVERGSFRPVCNVNLDMLRCAHEKFSALPSVEGKEIAQVMEITMNNLKSSGEIDLRDFLARADVIAACGMPVLISDYFQYYRLAAYLCGFTKEPVAITMGASSMKDLFDDQYYTKLQGGVLESFGRLFKNDLKIFCYPMEDRETGELETSENFKTKPELQQLYEYIRNRGDIINLDNFDPACLKIFSRDVLAQIKKGDPSWEDKVPTSVAAVIKAKAYFGLPT
- a CDS encoding glutamine synthetase III family protein, coding for MSTAFATPTDTTSSKGAAAGSPSGGGSSTPRRTAVASVINRISSQQTIEFVDVPAQDYYSTNVFTKSVMKDRLPKTVFKSLVRTIDAGEKLDPEIADIVASAIKDWAMEKGATHYAHVFYPLTGATAEKHDSFLSPTSDGGTLSEFSGKQLCQGEPDGSSFPSGGIRVTSQARGYTIWDVTSPAYILENPNGTTLCIPTAFVSWTGEALDKKTPVLRSMQALNKQAQRILNIFGHEDGAFVASTAGPEQEYFLVDRNFYYARPDLLTAGRTLFGAKPPKGQEFDDHYFGAIPERVLAFMCEAERELFKLGIPVKTRHNEVAPGQFEVAPVFESANVAADHQQLMMLTLRKTAEKYGMACLLHEKPFAGVNGSGKHVNWSLGSSSQGNLLDPGDTPHENAQFLVFCAAVIRAVYKHQGLLRAVVASAGNDHRLGANEAPPAIISIFLGDQLADVFEQIKAGGASSSLPSGTLEVGVDVLPPLPKDAGDRNRTSPFAFTGNRFEFRAVGSNQSISGPLVAMNTIIAESIDYCATKIEESIASDPDGLNAAIQSLLSEVITECSPVIFNGDGYSEEWHKEAEKRGLLNLKTTADALPQLATPETIEMFANYGVLSERELESRLETYQEQYCMTVSVEASVALSLARTMIFPAAIRYQNELASTCANLKAVGYEFDTDTLDSMTALVKSLQDGIATLEHAINDVSATTPDEECRHCCDAILPSMLALRETVDKLEEVVADDIWPLPTYQEMLFIK
- a CDS encoding MutS family DNA mismatch repair protein, which translates into the protein MAEPAADRYQHLLDASTQRLEQLRRRDAAFATIRLVLFGAAVAVLAFTFFAKLGTGGWIVGFSLLGGFLVAAILNEPIRDAMAEQQRARKVTERLMARIHRDWDALDWKTSRGKLKTVQLEEHQKDVADDLDLLGKSSLFQFVSMAGTTIGVRTLAHWLTGVADADVARGRSDAVRRLAPRREERFRFYSLAAHVGDGSGDPDEFIRWSQGDSWLEKNGWLSLWANLSAGLATLSLMVLIASRLGVVPTNVAQIALGLAAVLVVVNVLITTVMLGPVHQIFSVAMASRQSVDEYRELFAAAAWLESDETAPDNRLDHLHRVLLDDPRHSAQIGMNALARVASQGSLRTSAATFLLYLPLQAFALWDIRVLKKLEAWQNTFSASVPGWFDAFGELEALMSLAAVCDENPSWVFPDWIDTDADRIQTAKLTSVALGHPLLSDRDRVCNDVTIGPAGTVLLVTGSNMSGKSTMLRSVGLNVALAGAGAPVCATRLSLPSTELATSIRVRDNLAEGVSFYMAELHRLKGVVDRARALASNPRCISLFLLDEILQGTNSRERLIAVTQVLRHLIECGAIGAISTHDLELADEPELQAVSQIVHFRETITPDASGNEQMTFDYQMHSGVSPTTNALRLLEIVGLG